One window of Mus caroli chromosome 11, CAROLI_EIJ_v1.1, whole genome shotgun sequence genomic DNA carries:
- the Ftsj3 gene encoding pre-rRNA 2'-O-ribose RNA methyltransferase FTSJ3 — MGKKGKVGKSRRDKFYHLAKETGYRSRSAFKLIQLNRRFQFLQKARALLDLCAAPGGWLQVAAKFMPVSSLIVGVDLVPIKPLPNVVTLQEDITTERCRQALRKELKTWKVDVVLNDGAPNVGASWVHDAYSQAHLTLMALRLACDFLARGGCFITKVFRSRDYQPLLWIFQQLFHRVQATKPQASRHESAEIFVVCQGFLAPDKVDAKFFDPKFAFKEVEVQAKTVTELVTKKKPKAEGYAEGDLTLYHRTSVTDFLRAANPVDFLSKASEISIDDEELAQHPATTEDIRVCCQDIKVLGRKELRSLLNWRTKLRRYVAKKLKEQAKALDISLSSEEEEGDEEESVAETKQAPEEEEEREEEQLNRTLAEMKAQEVAELKRKKKKLLREQRKQRERVELKMDLPGVSIADEGETGMFSLRTIRGQQLLEEVTQGDMNAADTFLSDLPRDDIYVSDAEDDDDTSLESDLDPEELAGVKTHSDLKEQKCLRFAQVDDNKEEEGENPLLVPLEEKAVLQEEQASLWFSKDGFSGIEDDADEALEISQAQLLYKSRRKEQQPTDPPPPPTNLKTEKKSPQCQNEAPKETEAILGTEAVTDPGGEERGNSSDSDSSSSEDEDSWKVSRGVKRSRGSKAEEDGFEVVPIEDPVKYRILDPEGLALGAVIASSKKAKRDLIDNSFNRYAFNEEEGELPEWFAQEEKQHRIRQLPVDKKEVEHYRKRWREINARPIKKVAEAKARKKRRMLKKLEQTKKKAEAVVNTVDISEREKVAQLRSLYKKAGLGKEKRQVTYVVAKKGVGRKVRRPAGVRGHFKVVDSRMKKDQRAQQRKEQKKKHKRK, encoded by the exons ATGGGCAAGAAAGGCAAAGTAGGCAAGAGCCGGCGGGACAAGTTCTATCACTTGGCCAAGGAGACTG GTTATCGTTCGCGCTCTGCCTTCAAACTGATCCAGCTCAATCGCCGCTTTCAGTTCCTGCAGAAAGCCCGGGCCTTGTTGGACCTGTGTGCTGCGCCTGGCGGATG GCTGCAGGTGGCTGCCAAGTTTATGCCTGTATCCAGTCTTATTGTAG GAGTGGACCTGGTTCCAATCAAGCCTCTCCCCAATGTGGTGACTCTCCAGGAAGACATCACAACAGAACGCTGTAGGCAG GCCCTGAGGAAGGAGCTGAAGACCTGGAAAGTTGATGTTGTGCTCAATGATGGGGCTCCCAATGTGGGGGCTAGTTGGGTCCATGACGCTTACTCACAAG CTCACCTAACTCTGATGGCTTTGCGGTTGGCTTGTGATTTTTTGGCCCGTGGTGGTTGTTTCATCACAAAAGTCTTTCGTTCCCGAGACTATCAGCCCTTGCTGTGGATCTTCCAGCAGCTGTTCCACCGTGTCCAGGCCACGAAGCCCCAAGCCTCTCGCCATGAGTCTGCAGAAATCTTTGTAGTCTGTCAAG GATTCCTGGCTCCGGACAAGGTTGATGCTAAATTCTTCGATCCCAAGTTTGCCTTTAAGGAGGTTGAAGTTCAGGCTAAAACCGTTACTGAGTTGGTGACAAAGAAGAAGCCAAAG GCTGAAGGCTATGCCGAAGGTGACCTTACTCTCTATCATCGAACCTCAGTTACGGACTTCTTGCGAGCCGCCAATCCTGTTGACTTCCTCTCCAAGGCCAGCGAA ATCTCAATAGATGATGAAGAGTTGGCACAGCACCCAGCTACAACTGAAGACATTAGAGTATGCTGTCAGGACATCAAAGTGCTGGGGCGAAAGGAACTTAG GTCTCTTCTGAATTGGAGAACAAAGCTTCGGCGATATGTGgccaagaagctgaaagagcaAGCAAAGGCATTGGACATCAG CCTCagctcagaagaagaagaaggtgatgAAGAAGAGTCAGTAGCTGAGACAAAGCAGGcgccagaggaggaagaagagagggaggaagaacagCTTAATCGGACTCTGGCAGAGATGAAAGCCCAAGAAGTGGCAGAACTCAAGAG gaagaagaagaaattgctTCGTGAGCAGAGGAAGCAGCGGGAGCGTGTCGAGCTGAAGATGGATTTGCCTGGAGTTTCTATTGCAGATGAAGGGGAGACAGGCATGTTCTCCTTGCGAACCATCCGTGGCCAGCAG TTATTAGAGGAAGTAACACAAGGAGACATGAACGCTGCAGACACCTTTCTGTCTGATCTGCCAAGGGATGACATCTATGTGTCAGATGCTGAGGACGATGATGATACTTCTCTGGAAAGTGACCTGGATCCAGAAGAGCTGGCAGGAGTCAAGACACACTCGGATCTGAAGGAGCAGAAGTG CTTGCGGTTTGCTCAAGTAGATGACaataaagaggaagaaggagaaaatccATTGCTGGTACCACTAGAAGAAAAGGCAGTACTGCAGGAAGAGCAAGCTAGCCTGTGGTTCTCCAAG GACGGCTTCAGTGGGATAGAGGATGATGCTGACGAAGCCCTGGAGATCAGTCAGGCACAGCTGCTGTACAAGAGCCGTCGGAAGGAGCAGCAGCCAACAGATCCACCTCCACCACCTACTAATTTGAAGACTGAGAAGAAATCTCCCCAGTGCCAGAATGAGGCCCCTAAGGAGACAGAAGCCATCTTGGGGACAGAGGCTGTCACTGACcctggaggggaggaaagaggcaaCAGCTCAGATAGTGACAGCAGTAGTAGTGAGGATGAAGACAG TTGGAAAGTATCCCGTGGTGTGAAGCGAAGCCGTGGCTCTAAGGCAGAGGAGGATGGGTTTGAGGTGGTGCCTATTGAGGACCCAG TGAAATACCGAATTCTGGACCCTGAAGGCCTTGCTCTAGGTGCTGTTATTGCCTCTTCAAAAAAGGCAAAGAGAGACCTTATAGATAACTCGTTCAACCG GTATGCTTTTaatgaagaggagggagaacttCCTGAGTGGTTTGCACAGGAAGAAAAGCAGCATCGGATACGCCAGCTGCCTGTTGATAAGAAGGAGGTGGAACATTACAGAAAACGCTGGCGGGAAATCAATGCGCGGCCCATCAAGAAAGTAGCTGAGGCCAAGGCCAGAAAGAAACGGAGG ATGCTGAAGAAGCTGGAGCAGACCAAAAAGAAGGCAGAAGCTGTGGTGAACACAGTGGACATCTCGGAACGAGAAAAGGTGGCACAGCTGCGAAG TCTCTACAAGAAGGCTGGACTTGGCAAGGAGAAACGCCAGGTCACTTATGTTGTAGCCAAAAAGGGTGTAGGCCGTAAGGTCCGGAGGCCAGCTGGAGTCAGAGGTCATTTCAAGGTCGTGGACTCTCGGATGAAGAAGGATCAGAGAGCGCAACAACggaaggaacagaagaaaaaacacaAGCGCAAGTGA